GACGCGGGCTGTTGGTGGCCCGTGGGCTGCTGGGCAGCCTGGCCCTGCTGTGTTTCTTCGAGGCGATTGATCAGCTGCCACTCGCCTCGGCAACGGTGCTGCAGTACACGTACCCCACATTCACGGCCCTAGCGGCGCTGCTGCTGCTTGGCGAACCGCTCCGACGACGCATCAGTGGGGCGGTTCTGCTGGGCTGGATCGGCGTCACGCTGGTGGTGCAACCGCAGTGGCTGACGGGAACAGCACAGCCGGCTCAGCTCATCCCTGCCCTGATCGGCATTGCTGGCGCTCTGATGACCGCCCTGGCCTACGTCAGTGTGCGGCGGCTGTCGGAAACCGAACACCCGCTGGTGATCATCCTGTATTTCCCGATGATCTCGGTTCCCTTAACCCTGCCCTGGGTGCTGCATCAGGGGGTGTGGCCCAACGGCATCGAGTGGTTCTGGCTCCTGGGAGTCGGCGTGATGACTCAGCTTGGCCAGATTTGGGTCACCGAAGGCCTGCGCTGTCTGCCCGCCGCACGAGCGACGTCGATCAACTACGTGCAAGTGGTCTTCGCCGCTGGCTGGGGCTGGCTCTGGTTTGCTGAATCGGTGAATGCCTGGCAGGTGGGTGGGGGAATGCTTGTGCTGTCCGCCACCCTGATCAGCCTGTCGGCCCGGAGTTAGCTCGACTCGAAGTAGACCTCAGGCCTTGTCCAATCCCAAGGGATAGGTGAGCCAGGCCTGACGGTCATCCGTTCCACCCTTGGGGCGGACCAGGCGCCAGCTCTGCCCGCGGGAGCCCCGTTGCAGAAACAGCTCAAACGGGCTGTCCACCTGAACGCGGTCACCGGGCAGCTGCCAATCGAACCGACCCGAAACCCTCAAGCCCTGCTCATCGCCCAGGGCGAAGCTTTCCTGGTCTTCGACCCGCACACGACTAACGCTGGGGGCGATGGGCATCGGGGTGAGGTCCAGGGAGCTGGCGATAGCCGTCTGGGTGAGCTGAATCTGCAGGGCCAGCGCTTCATTCAATAGAGCGCGTGGCGGTTGGGATCCACTGCAGGCCGTGAGGGAAACCACGATCGACAAAACGCAAAGCGCCTGAAGAAACCTTTGCAAGACACGCTT
This genomic interval from Synechococcus sp. UW69 contains the following:
- a CDS encoding DMT family transporter; protein product: MAETQNEQAWWNRESVRGSRALILSSLAFSLMTVCVKQLNSRLPVVEIVLSRALISIVLTVVGLRLAGVSPWGHRRGLLVARGLLGSLALLCFFEAIDQLPLASATVLQYTYPTFTALAALLLLGEPLRRRISGAVLLGWIGVTLVVQPQWLTGTAQPAQLIPALIGIAGALMTALAYVSVRRLSETEHPLVIILYFPMISVPLTLPWVLHQGVWPNGIEWFWLLGVGVMTQLGQIWVTEGLRCLPAARATSINYVQVVFAAGWGWLWFAESVNAWQVGGGMLVLSATLISLSARS